A genomic region of Streptomyces sp. NBC_00247 contains the following coding sequences:
- a CDS encoding ATP-grasp domain-containing protein, whose product MRVLVMHRVPDAFVRYARNLDHIRHQVTYVSVPERAATLPADVPARRVERPGTGDTAAEVIAAVSDLPRPDLVVALSEYDLLPAARVREALDVPGPRVADVLPTRDKVVMKTAVAAAGLRTPRYAPLARALAHGVEWTGRSVLKPLAGASSEGITTYPTPDAALAAVRDGSARVDVDDFEIEEFVEGPITHIDGAVTAGRPLAVVASRYLGTCLGYAQGAPLGSVQTDTPPATVDFTLACLRAVGITDGPFHLEAVETPQGPVFLEVGARVGGADVADSFELATGVHLPSVQLRLLTGESAWVPEPPATDPDARYGWFVVPGHTLGSTHCRIDGEKTFRDDPVVHRWVQRAPHEPVTAALTYADADIPLAGVVGPAPTPVLERFLTGLFASVTVEPAKDPR is encoded by the coding sequence ATGCGCGTCCTCGTCATGCACCGGGTGCCCGACGCGTTCGTACGGTACGCGCGCAACCTCGACCACATCCGCCACCAGGTCACCTACGTCAGCGTCCCCGAACGGGCCGCCACCCTCCCCGCCGACGTCCCGGCCCGCCGCGTCGAACGCCCCGGCACCGGCGACACCGCGGCCGAGGTGATCGCCGCCGTCAGCGACCTGCCCCGCCCCGACCTCGTCGTCGCCCTGTCCGAGTACGACCTGCTGCCCGCCGCCCGGGTCCGCGAGGCCCTGGACGTCCCCGGCCCGCGCGTCGCCGACGTCCTGCCCACCCGGGACAAGGTCGTCATGAAGACGGCCGTCGCCGCCGCCGGCCTGCGCACACCGCGCTACGCCCCGCTGGCCCGGGCCCTCGCCCACGGCGTCGAGTGGACCGGCCGCAGCGTCCTCAAGCCCCTCGCGGGCGCCTCCAGCGAGGGCATCACCACGTACCCGACGCCGGACGCCGCCCTCGCCGCCGTGCGCGACGGCTCGGCGCGCGTGGACGTCGACGACTTCGAGATCGAGGAGTTCGTCGAGGGCCCCATCACGCACATCGACGGAGCCGTCACCGCGGGCCGTCCGCTCGCCGTCGTCGCGAGCCGGTACCTCGGCACCTGTCTCGGCTACGCCCAGGGCGCGCCCCTGGGGTCCGTGCAGACGGACACACCGCCCGCGACGGTCGACTTCACCCTCGCCTGCCTGCGCGCGGTCGGCATCACCGACGGGCCTTTCCACCTGGAAGCCGTCGAGACCCCGCAGGGCCCGGTGTTCCTGGAAGTGGGCGCGCGCGTCGGGGGAGCGGACGTCGCCGACAGCTTCGAGCTGGCCACCGGCGTCCACCTGCCCTCCGTCCAACTCCGGCTCCTGACCGGCGAGTCGGCCTGGGTGCCCGAGCCCCCGGCCACCGACCCCGACGCCCGGTACGGCTGGTTCGTCGTCCCCGGCCACACCCTCGGCTCCACCCACTGCCGGATCGACGGCGAGAAAACCTTCCGCGACGACCCCGTCGTCCACCGCTGGGTGCAGCGCGCCCCGCACGAACCCGTCACGGCGGCCCTCACCTACGCGGACGCCG
- a CDS encoding ATP-grasp domain-containing protein, translating to MTLTRPDDKPLLLVITSGLRRYREYLLASIAGSYRVHLIDAVAPTWELPYLSGHTVVPDTGAGPVLRAAREVAAGAPVAGVMSWHEEHIVQAALVAEALGLPGTAPDAVRRCRDKYATRTALAEAGLPQPEFALAGSLDEALAAAGKLGWPVVIKPRAAGGSQGVVLVRDADELADQFDATRGVHVPHNPDFTELVLVEEYLDAPEVSVDAVVHQGRVTPVFVGRKEVGFPPYFEETGHRVSADDPLLTDPELLAALSGIHEVLGFTDGWTHTELRLTARGPKLIEVNGRLGGDLIPYLGLRATGIDPGLAAADVACGVTPDTTAGRTAHAAIRFFYPPADDTTIGSLDFDRSELPACLDLLEPLVGPGDVVSPPRKGLIDGRVALASAVADTAEECAAALDRAERALRLTVAGA from the coding sequence ATGACGCTGACGCGACCCGACGACAAGCCGCTCCTGCTGGTCATCACCAGCGGCCTGCGGCGGTACCGCGAGTACCTCCTGGCCTCCATCGCGGGCAGCTACCGCGTCCACCTCATCGACGCGGTCGCCCCCACCTGGGAACTGCCGTACCTGTCCGGCCACACGGTCGTCCCCGACACCGGAGCCGGGCCGGTCCTGCGGGCCGCCCGCGAGGTCGCGGCCGGGGCGCCGGTCGCCGGGGTCATGAGCTGGCACGAGGAACACATCGTGCAGGCGGCCCTGGTCGCCGAGGCGCTCGGCCTGCCCGGCACGGCGCCGGACGCCGTGCGGCGCTGCCGCGACAAGTACGCCACCCGCACCGCGCTCGCCGAAGCGGGCCTGCCCCAGCCGGAGTTCGCGCTGGCCGGAAGTCTCGACGAGGCGCTCGCCGCCGCCGGCAAGCTCGGCTGGCCCGTGGTCATCAAGCCGCGCGCCGCCGGGGGCAGCCAGGGCGTCGTGCTGGTCCGCGACGCGGACGAGCTGGCCGACCAGTTCGACGCCACCCGGGGGGTCCACGTCCCCCACAACCCCGACTTCACCGAACTGGTCCTCGTCGAGGAGTACCTCGACGCCCCCGAGGTCAGCGTCGACGCCGTCGTCCACCAAGGCCGCGTCACCCCCGTCTTCGTCGGCCGCAAGGAGGTCGGCTTCCCGCCGTACTTCGAGGAGACCGGCCACCGCGTCAGCGCGGACGACCCCCTGCTCACCGACCCGGAACTGCTGGCGGCCCTCAGCGGCATCCACGAGGTCCTCGGCTTCACCGACGGCTGGACCCACACCGAGCTCCGGCTCACCGCCCGGGGACCGAAGCTGATCGAGGTCAACGGGCGCCTCGGCGGCGACCTCATCCCCTACCTCGGCCTGCGCGCCACCGGCATCGACCCCGGTCTCGCCGCCGCCGACGTCGCCTGCGGCGTCACCCCCGACACCACGGCCGGCAGGACGGCCCACGCCGCGATCCGCTTCTTCTACCCGCCCGCCGACGACACCACGATCGGCTCGCTGGACTTCGACCGCAGCGAACTGCCCGCCTGTCTGGACCTGTTGGAGCCGCTCGTCGGGCCGGGCGACGTCGTCTCACCGCCCCGCAAGGGCCTCATCGACGGCCGCGTCGCCCTCGCCTCGGCCGTCGCCGACACCGCCGAGGAGTGCGCCGCCGCACTCGACCGGGCCGAGCGGGCGCTCCGGCTGACCGTGGCAGGTGCGTGA
- a CDS encoding aminotransferase class I/II-fold pyridoxal phosphate-dependent enzyme: protein MSPLAGAFARLRALNDGVPAPAGLAPVQLHLGESRLGTGGVDATLLADPDGWTRYPPLGGTPALRTAYTGWLRRRFGAGPMLDGRTLAVEPTPGTKQALATALALAVERVRGAGGGPVERVGGAEGGPAERVRGAEGGPVVVMPNPFYPTYHAATEAVGARPVFYDPRGGPAALEEAVAAAGGAVAAVIVCDPGNPRGELLPAEFLGAATRAAVTADALLLVDECYTDLWLARPPAGYLALVRRGAVHPERFLVLHTLSKRSGAPGLRSGFAAGDPRTVADYARHNQACGVPTPLPVCAAAARLWDDDAHVERARARLAVNWALADRVLAGVPGYRRADAGFFLWLPVGDDEAAARALWRDQALTVMPGRYLAAGGPDGTNPGAGHLRVALVHDEPLMREALHRLRAGLTRTSPLLCEDVSA, encoded by the coding sequence ATGAGCCCCCTCGCCGGCGCCTTCGCCCGGCTGCGCGCACTGAACGACGGCGTCCCCGCCCCGGCCGGCCTCGCCCCCGTCCAGCTCCACCTGGGCGAGTCCCGGCTCGGCACGGGCGGCGTCGACGCCACACTGCTGGCCGACCCCGACGGCTGGACCCGCTACCCGCCGCTCGGCGGCACGCCCGCCCTGCGTACGGCGTACACCGGGTGGCTGCGCCGGCGCTTCGGCGCGGGCCCGATGCTGGACGGCCGCACCCTCGCGGTCGAGCCCACCCCGGGCACCAAGCAGGCGCTGGCCACCGCACTGGCGCTGGCGGTGGAGCGCGTACGGGGCGCGGGCGGCGGGCCGGTGGAGCGCGTAGGGGGCGCGGAGGGCGGGCCGGCGGAGCGCGTACGGGGCGCGGAGGGCGGGCCGGTGGTCGTCATGCCCAACCCGTTCTACCCGACCTACCACGCCGCCACCGAGGCCGTGGGCGCCCGGCCGGTGTTCTACGACCCCCGGGGCGGTCCCGCCGCACTGGAGGAGGCCGTCGCGGCGGCGGGCGGGGCCGTCGCCGCGGTCATCGTCTGCGACCCGGGCAACCCGCGCGGCGAACTCCTGCCCGCCGAGTTCCTGGGCGCGGCCACCCGCGCCGCCGTCACGGCCGACGCCCTGCTCCTCGTCGACGAGTGCTACACCGACCTGTGGCTCGCCCGGCCGCCGGCCGGATACCTGGCGCTGGTACGCCGCGGCGCCGTCCACCCGGAACGGTTCCTGGTCCTGCACACCCTGTCCAAGCGGTCCGGCGCGCCCGGCTTGCGCAGCGGCTTCGCCGCCGGGGACCCCCGGACCGTCGCCGACTACGCCCGCCACAACCAGGCCTGCGGCGTCCCGACCCCGCTGCCCGTGTGCGCCGCCGCCGCCCGGCTGTGGGACGACGACGCCCACGTGGAGCGGGCCCGCGCCCGACTGGCCGTCAACTGGGCCCTCGCCGACCGCGTCCTGGCCGGCGTCCCCGGCTACCGGCGGGCCGACGCCGGGTTCTTCCTCTGGCTGCCGGTCGGCGACGACGAGGCCGCCGCCCGCGCCCTCTGGCGCGACCAGGCGCTGACCGTCATGCCCGGCCGCTACCTGGCGGCCGGCGGACCCGACGGCACCAACCCCGGCGCCGGACACCTGCGCGTCGCCCTCGTCCACGACGAGCCGCTGATGCGCGAGGCCCTGCACCGCCTGCGCGCCGGACTGACCCGCACCTCACCCCTTCTCTGCGAGGACGTCTCCGCATGA
- a CDS encoding 2,3,4,5-tetrahydropyridine-2,6-dicarboxylate N-succinyltransferase, whose amino-acid sequence MYSRPLIEDAWERRAALTEAELAELAPHVEAGLDALDRGELRAANPTDGTWAADPFVKKLILLSFPLGTNTLADAGPGRPKSYDKIPLKFEHWQGPDFEKAGIRVVPGAVVRRGAHIAPGAVLMPSFVNIGAYVGAGTMIDTWATVGSCAQVGERCHISGGAGLGGVLEPIGDSPVVIEDDVFVGARSEIAEGVRVRRGAVIGMGVYLGASTPIVDRATGEVTRGEVPEDAVVVAGTRTDPRHPGLATYAAVIMKYADERTRGKTALNDLVRD is encoded by the coding sequence ATGTACTCCCGACCGCTGATCGAGGACGCCTGGGAGCGCCGCGCCGCGCTGACCGAGGCCGAGCTCGCCGAGCTCGCCCCGCACGTCGAGGCCGGACTCGACGCCCTGGACCGCGGCGAACTGCGCGCCGCGAACCCCACCGACGGCACCTGGGCCGCCGATCCCTTCGTGAAGAAGCTGATCCTGCTCTCCTTCCCGCTCGGCACGAACACCCTCGCCGACGCCGGCCCGGGCCGCCCCAAGAGCTACGACAAGATCCCGCTGAAGTTCGAGCACTGGCAGGGGCCGGACTTCGAGAAGGCGGGCATCCGGGTGGTACCGGGCGCGGTCGTCCGGCGCGGCGCCCACATCGCCCCGGGCGCCGTCCTGATGCCCTCCTTCGTCAACATCGGCGCCTACGTAGGCGCCGGCACGATGATCGACACCTGGGCGACCGTCGGCTCCTGCGCCCAAGTGGGGGAGCGCTGCCACATCTCCGGCGGCGCGGGCCTCGGCGGCGTACTCGAACCGATCGGCGACAGCCCCGTCGTCATCGAGGACGACGTCTTCGTCGGCGCCCGGAGCGAGATCGCCGAAGGAGTACGGGTACGGCGCGGCGCCGTCATCGGCATGGGCGTCTACCTCGGCGCCTCCACCCCGATCGTGGACCGCGCGACCGGCGAGGTGACGCGCGGCGAGGTCCCCGAGGACGCCGTCGTCGTCGCCGGCACCCGGACCGACCCCCGCCACCCCGGCCTGGCCACGTACGCCGCGGTCATCATGAAGTACGCCGACGAGCGCACCCGCGGCAAGACGGCCCTGAACGACCTGGTGCGGGACTGA
- a CDS encoding diaminopimelate decarboxylase, with amino-acid sequence MPVSDTFAARLNPLLGDLVATYGTPFHIYDAAGIVDTYRAMTDAFAGEPYRQYFAVKALPNPHVLALLLAEGSGLDCASPVELGLAGSLGAGPGDTVFTSNNTARHEFELAHKTGSLVTFDDLTALDRCDPLPDTVAFRVSPHGLSAGSRLMGDAQATKFGVPVGQLADAYREAKARGARRFGIHGMTCANELDVDRAARAATDVVELGARVAEDVGIQLDYVNVGGGLGIPYRPEDRPFDFRRYAEAILAARRAAFPRSAPRVLMECGRYVTGPHGVLVTTVINRCGKGREVVGVDASMSALMRPGFYGAYHHVTLPFAQGRAEAPYDVVGSLCENMDKFAIDRPLPDPREGDVLLVHDTGAHGHAMGFTYNGRLRPAELLLTGDGDIVEIRRAETYDDYVSTVPGTPASVLPATPHARQERPACTPDR; translated from the coding sequence GTGCCCGTCTCCGACACCTTCGCCGCACGCCTGAACCCCCTCCTGGGCGACCTGGTGGCCACCTACGGAACGCCCTTCCACATCTACGACGCCGCCGGCATCGTCGACACCTACCGCGCCATGACGGACGCCTTCGCCGGCGAGCCCTACCGGCAGTACTTCGCCGTCAAGGCCCTGCCCAACCCGCACGTCCTCGCCCTGCTCCTGGCCGAGGGAAGCGGCCTGGACTGCGCCTCCCCGGTGGAGCTGGGACTCGCGGGCAGCCTCGGTGCCGGCCCCGGCGACACCGTGTTCACCTCCAACAACACCGCCCGCCACGAATTCGAACTCGCCCACAAGACCGGCTCGTTGGTCACCTTCGACGACCTCACCGCCCTGGACCGCTGCGACCCGCTGCCCGACACGGTCGCCTTCCGCGTCTCCCCGCACGGACTGTCGGCCGGCTCCCGCCTGATGGGCGACGCGCAGGCCACCAAGTTCGGCGTGCCCGTCGGCCAACTGGCCGACGCCTACCGCGAGGCGAAGGCACGCGGCGCCCGCCGGTTCGGCATCCACGGCATGACCTGCGCCAACGAGCTCGACGTCGACCGTGCCGCGCGCGCCGCCACCGACGTCGTCGAACTCGGCGCCCGCGTCGCCGAAGACGTCGGCATCCAGCTGGACTACGTCAACGTGGGCGGCGGCCTCGGCATCCCCTACCGCCCCGAGGACCGGCCCTTCGACTTCCGCCGATACGCCGAGGCCATCCTCGCCGCCCGCCGTGCCGCCTTCCCCCGTTCCGCGCCCCGCGTCCTCATGGAGTGCGGCCGTTACGTCACCGGACCGCACGGCGTCCTGGTGACCACCGTCATCAACCGGTGCGGCAAGGGCCGCGAGGTCGTCGGCGTGGACGCCTCGATGTCCGCGCTGATGCGGCCCGGCTTCTACGGCGCCTACCACCACGTCACCCTGCCCTTCGCACAGGGCCGCGCCGAGGCGCCGTACGACGTCGTCGGCTCGCTCTGCGAGAACATGGACAAGTTCGCGATCGACCGGCCACTGCCCGATCCGCGCGAGGGCGACGTCCTCCTGGTGCACGACACCGGCGCGCACGGCCACGCGATGGGCTTCACCTACAACGGCCGCCTGCGCCCCGCCGAACTGCTGCTCACCGGCGACGGCGACATCGTCGAGATCCGCCGCGCCGAGACCTACGACGACTACGTCAGTACCGTGCCCGGCACCCCCGCTTCCGTCCTCCCCGCCACACCGCACGCACGACAGGAGCGCCCCGCATGTACTCCCGACCGCTGA
- a CDS encoding class I SAM-dependent methyltransferase: MITEANQDLGQVRDYYTAQRSTSGDGGTIYAIWEKGGAFNDSVTPSTYVPEYRSHMALKLLSLSDEGASVFSLGCGNAAVEGVVAGLGRTVRGIDYNEEAVQLARQKGVDAFAADFYTLRPADVAGADIIYADGFLGHLFDADRETTPVLDKLAELRPKSGSYLVFSNDAPQDREAHFAPHQRVADFWYLSKDYLAERLEARGHRVVESYYFPYLRPVSGMRNRTICIARVA; the protein is encoded by the coding sequence ATGATCACCGAGGCGAACCAGGATCTGGGTCAGGTACGCGACTACTACACGGCGCAGCGCTCGACCAGTGGCGACGGCGGGACCATCTACGCCATCTGGGAGAAGGGCGGGGCGTTCAACGATTCGGTCACCCCGTCCACCTACGTGCCGGAGTACCGCTCCCACATGGCCCTCAAGCTGCTCTCCCTGAGCGACGAGGGAGCGTCCGTCTTCTCGCTCGGCTGCGGCAACGCCGCCGTCGAGGGCGTCGTCGCCGGACTCGGCCGGACCGTGCGCGGGATCGACTACAACGAGGAGGCCGTCCAACTGGCCCGCCAGAAGGGTGTCGACGCCTTCGCCGCCGACTTCTACACCCTGCGGCCCGCCGACGTCGCGGGCGCCGACATCATCTACGCGGACGGCTTCCTCGGCCACCTCTTCGACGCCGACCGGGAGACCACGCCCGTCCTGGACAAGCTGGCCGAACTCCGCCCCAAGTCCGGCTCCTACCTGGTCTTCTCCAACGACGCGCCGCAGGACCGCGAGGCGCACTTCGCCCCCCACCAGCGCGTCGCCGACTTCTGGTACCTGTCCAAGGACTACCTCGCGGAACGCCTCGAAGCACGCGGCCACCGCGTGGTGGAGAGCTACTACTTCCCCTACCTGCGCCCGGTCAGCGGCATGCGCAACCGCACCATCTGCATCGCACGCGTCGCGTAG
- a CDS encoding GMC family oxidoreductase, with product MRYDYVVVGAGAAGCVLAGRLTEDPAIRVLLLESGSERRSPLLNVPAAETVLMGNPKYDWCFETDADPTIEGRSVGIPRGRLLGGSNQINGMIFVRGQRHDYDDWEALGNPGWSWEGVLPHFRSLERVSGIDGASRGRDGRIAVGLPRDRDELTDAFLTAAVKAGYPENPDYNSGDQEGFGYYQVNHEEGRRSSAAGTYLKAARSRPNLTLVTEAHVTGLRFDGKRCVGVDYRRGEGEHRADAAHEVIVSAGTVQSPQLLELSGIGSAAHLGDVGVPVVHHLPGVGENFRDHFAARLRWRVRRPVTFNERSRGLGLVREIGKYARERRGLLSLPIALGHGFVRSDDSLTRPDLQYHFAPASYGGGRSRRLDTAPGMTLGVYPLRPESKGSVHIRSRQPLTPPSIRTRFLESETDRATLVAGMRIGRRIVEEPSLDAYRAFELLPGSDVRSDDELLAYARQYGDTSYHPVGTCRMGDDPLAVVDARLRVHGVEGLRVIDASVMPAMVSGNTNAASMMIGEKGASLVLADHKDRTRA from the coding sequence GTGAGGTACGACTACGTCGTCGTCGGCGCGGGCGCGGCGGGCTGCGTGCTCGCCGGCCGCCTGACGGAGGACCCCGCGATCCGCGTGCTGCTCCTGGAGTCGGGCAGCGAACGGCGCAGCCCGCTGCTCAACGTCCCCGCCGCCGAGACGGTGCTGATGGGGAACCCGAAGTACGACTGGTGCTTCGAGACCGACGCCGACCCGACCATCGAGGGCCGCAGCGTCGGCATCCCCCGGGGCCGCCTGCTCGGCGGTTCCAACCAGATCAACGGCATGATCTTCGTACGCGGCCAGCGCCACGACTACGACGACTGGGAGGCCCTGGGCAACCCGGGCTGGTCCTGGGAGGGCGTCCTGCCGCACTTCCGCAGCCTGGAGCGGGTCAGCGGCATCGACGGCGCCAGCCGGGGCCGCGACGGGCGGATCGCCGTCGGACTGCCGCGCGACCGCGACGAGCTGACCGACGCCTTCCTCACCGCCGCCGTCAAGGCCGGCTACCCCGAGAACCCGGACTACAACTCCGGGGACCAGGAGGGCTTCGGCTACTACCAGGTCAACCACGAGGAGGGCCGCCGCTCCTCCGCCGCGGGCACCTACCTCAAGGCCGCCCGCAGCAGGCCCAACCTCACCCTGGTCACCGAGGCGCACGTCACCGGCCTGCGCTTCGACGGCAAGCGCTGCGTCGGCGTCGACTACCGGCGGGGCGAGGGCGAGCACCGCGCCGACGCGGCCCACGAGGTGATCGTCAGCGCCGGGACCGTACAGTCCCCGCAACTGCTCGAACTCTCCGGCATCGGCTCGGCCGCCCACCTCGGCGACGTCGGGGTGCCCGTGGTGCACCACCTGCCCGGCGTCGGTGAGAACTTCCGCGACCACTTCGCCGCCCGGCTGCGCTGGCGGGTGCGCCGCCCGGTCACCTTCAACGAGCGCTCCCGCGGCCTCGGTCTGGTCCGCGAGATCGGGAAGTACGCCCGCGAACGGCGCGGCCTGCTCAGCCTGCCGATCGCGCTCGGTCACGGCTTCGTCCGCTCCGACGACTCCCTGACCCGCCCCGACCTCCAGTACCACTTCGCGCCCGCCAGCTACGGCGGCGGCCGCAGCCGCCGCCTGGACACGGCCCCCGGCATGACCCTGGGCGTCTACCCGCTGCGCCCCGAGTCCAAGGGCTCCGTCCACATCCGCTCCCGGCAGCCGCTGACCCCGCCGTCGATCCGCACCCGCTTCCTCGAATCGGAGACCGACCGCGCCACCCTCGTCGCGGGCATGCGCATCGGCCGCCGCATCGTCGAGGAGCCGAGCCTGGACGCGTACCGGGCGTTCGAGCTGCTGCCCGGCAGCGACGTCCGCTCCGACGACGAACTGCTCGCCTACGCACGGCAGTACGGCGACACCTCCTACCACCCCGTGGGCACCTGCCGGATGGGCGACGACCCGCTGGCGGTCGTCGACGCACGGCTGCGGGTGCACGGCGTCGAGGGCCTGCGCGTCATCGACGCCTCCGTCATGCCGGCCATGGTCTCGGGCAACACCAACGCCGCGAGCATGATGATCGGTGAGAAGGGCGCCTCCCTCGTCCTGGCCGACCACAAGGACAGGACCCGCGCGTAG
- a CDS encoding TauD/TfdA dioxygenase family protein gives MLELVPITDGIGTEVRGIDVTRPLSDRDFDRIYQAWIDTTILLVRGQDMTPEQHIAFTRRFGEVFAYTRSQFNDAEYPEILILSNLTQDGKPIGSAYSGRVWHSDGAYLTSPPVGSMLYAREIPPAGGDTWYGNMFAAYEALPRAVKERIEDLKVIISRVQSRPYNYPDRPAPTEQERAEWTEVAHPLVRLHEESGRKALYAGGNVPWRIEGLSEDESAPLITFLQEFAIQPRFTYRHQWQVGDIVLWDNRSAMHRATPYDQVNHRRLLHRTTVTGRRGATAAAA, from the coding sequence ATGCTCGAACTGGTCCCCATCACCGACGGCATCGGCACCGAGGTCCGCGGCATCGACGTCACCCGGCCGCTGTCCGACCGCGACTTCGACCGGATCTACCAGGCCTGGATCGACACGACCATCCTGCTCGTCCGCGGCCAGGACATGACGCCGGAGCAGCACATCGCGTTCACCCGGCGCTTCGGCGAGGTGTTCGCCTACACCCGCTCGCAGTTCAACGACGCCGAGTACCCCGAGATCCTCATCCTGTCCAACCTCACCCAGGACGGGAAGCCGATCGGCTCGGCCTACAGCGGGCGCGTCTGGCACAGCGACGGCGCCTACCTGACCAGTCCGCCGGTGGGCTCCATGCTGTACGCCCGCGAGATACCCCCGGCCGGGGGCGACACCTGGTACGGCAACATGTTCGCCGCGTACGAGGCGCTGCCGAGGGCCGTCAAGGAGCGCATCGAGGACCTGAAGGTGATCATCAGCCGGGTCCAGTCGCGCCCGTACAACTACCCCGACCGGCCGGCGCCCACGGAGCAGGAGCGCGCCGAGTGGACCGAGGTGGCGCACCCGCTGGTCCGCCTCCACGAGGAGAGCGGCCGCAAGGCCCTGTACGCGGGCGGCAACGTGCCCTGGCGCATCGAGGGCCTGTCCGAGGACGAGAGCGCACCGCTGATCACCTTTCTCCAGGAGTTCGCGATCCAGCCCCGCTTCACCTACCGCCACCAGTGGCAGGTCGGCGACATCGTGCTGTGGGACAACCGCAGCGCGATGCACCGGGCCACCCCGTACGACCAGGTCAACCACCGGCGGCTGCTGCACCGCACCACCGTCACCGGCCGGCGCGGCGCCACCGCCGCGGCCGCGTGA